CCTTAATTGCATTCACTCTCTTAACAGTGCTTTGCACaaagcaggcactcagtaaatgattTTAAACTAGACTAGTCACTTGTTCAACCATcatcaatttcatttttaagaggTAATCTTTGGCTTTCTTTCATTATCCCTagaattgtcttttaaaataaaaataattgattcaGAGGACAAAtgagatttaatttttctttaaagagttaTATGACTACAAAAACATTTGGTACGGGAGTCAGGGCAAAAAAACTCTTGTTAAGCTTATTGTTACATGAAAATTATGGTTTTAACATTACTCATTCAAAAAAGCACTGCAAGAAACTAAGGTGAAAAACAACTGGATTTCTCATCTGATTTCTCTCTCCCACAAAGAGGCATTTAACAGATGTCTTTTGTATTAAAGCCTACTTAATGTTAAAATAAACTTCCTTAGAGTATAATGTCAAGTCAAAAGAAATCtaatattaatgatatatttGAATAGCAATCTAATGTACCTAATATCAATCTAATATTAACAGATTAGTAGCATCTAATATCAATAGTAATACAAAACCCCTTAATTAATAATGAATAACTTTCCAGCTGAGGTTATACAACACATGAATGGAATGGAATAATCTATCATAATTATGAATAAATGATATCTCAAATTTTTATACTTAATATTTGAACTAGTTTGAGTCTATCATCATGTTGATTAAATGTGcaaagtaaattttattaaacCTTACCACAGAATTTTaagttcagtaaatattagagGATGTACTTTACCCTCAATTTGATAATgattattcaataatttattgaACATTGATATACTTAAGGCAAAGTTCTaattttgtatatgtatgtgtgtgtgtgtgtgtgtgtgtgtgagagagagagagagagagagaaagaatgcttCAGAATGGTGGAATCAAAAATTTGAACATTTAGTTTTAGAAAACATAGGGAAGGTGATCCATTTTGAACAGAAAACCTGATCAATGTAAGATTTGAAAACAAATCTAGGAGAAAAGGATGATGAGAGTCTAAATACTGCAATATAGGTAATGAATCATAATCATATATACCGTATTAAACAAAAACCCTGACTACTCTACCTATATGTAATGAAAAAATACAAGAGGAAGTCTCTTGGATAATTTTGTACATTATGTAATTTGAATATTTAATCAGAACACAACATATATGCCAACTTATTATGAAAATCACATAAACTCATTATAGTTTTTCTAACATTCTTGGTGGTTGTCTAGTCCATGATCGTTAACCTTCATTAAAACGGACTGAACATTTACTGTGTGGGGACGCAGAATCGTCTCCTTTTGTTTTTACCAGCTTCACAAAAAATTTTCAACATTGGTTTCCTAGGATTAGTTAGGGGCAGATACTTCCGTCACCCCGTTTAATTCCtgaaacttttcaaatatttgataaacACCACAATGGTAACAATGATGTAAACTTAAAACCCTCAAAGGCTCATAAATGTAACTCGGACACTAAAAATTATCAGGACGTGCAACCAAGCACCCCACCAGGCACCCACAAGAAACTTCTCATCTAGGAAAGGAATCCTGTAGGTTGCATCCTATAAGGGGCTTGAGACTCCCCTACCCAAGCCAGCCCGGGTTTAAGCCCTCTACCTGCAAACCGTCAAGGAGCAGCCTTGTGCAGTGTGGACCTCGCTACGGGTGCCTTCGCGGGCCAAGGTCGCTCTCCTGATCTGTTCCCCGCCTCACGCTGAAGGAGGGGTGAGAGCTGGGCGGTATCTGCCCAGGCGGGGACAGACCCCGCGGTCAAGGTGCCATGCTCCCGGCCTCGGCTCCGCAGTGCGCCCTGCCCGCCTACCTTGACAGGGTGTAGGTAACCATCCCCGCGCAGGGCGCCCAGTCCGGGATCCGCCGGTGCGTCGGCGTCGTCCTGCAGGCTGCGAGTGAGGTGCGCGATGTAGGTGGTGGCCAGTAGCAGCACGTCCAGCTTGGACAGCTTGGTGTCCGGCGGCACCGACGGCAGCGTGCGCTGCAGCTCCAGAAAGGCGTGCCGCAGAGTCTGCACGCGGCTGCGCTCCCGCGCCGCGTTTGCTGCCGCCGGCCTCCCGCCCCCCGAGCGCGCGCCGCCGCCTGGGCCCGCTGGCCCCGGTCCGGTCCGTCCCTGGCTCGAGTCTCGGGTGGCGGCTACCGGTGGCGCGGGCTCGTTGCTGGCGATCAGGTGGCTGCTTGCGGGACCGCCGCTGTCCATAGCGGCTTCCGGCGCTGCGCGCCCTGCAAACGACGGAAGGCGCGGTGAGGCCGGGGCGCCGGTCGAGTTTAACCCGGGGAGGCGCAGCCCTCCCGCTCCCCCTGCGCGCCGTGCCCGGCCGTCCGACATGGCTCCAGGCGATCTCAGAGTTGGGCACCTTTTGACTGGGGCACTTTTGCCTCCCGGCGTCTGGGGTGAGTGGTGGGGCCCGAGTGTTCCTGGGCTGCTTGGAAGGGTGAGGAGGGGCGCGGTGCCGGCTTTACTTTCCGCCGACAAATTAATCGGAAGGGCTACGCTACCGCGGAAAAAGATTTCGGAAGCACAGCTCCGGTTCGGAACTTGTTAGCGCTTCTGGAACGCTATCCCGCCTGTCCAGCAGTAAAGATGAAGCTGGTCAACTCGTGGAGCGTGGCGGGAAGCCCTGCCTCGCCAGGGCCAGCCGTGCCCACGCCGGCCGCCCTCGCACCATCAGCTCCCGAGGCCCGGGGACCTGAGGGGCGACGGCAGGAGCTCAGTGCAGTTTCTGCCGGAGAAGCGGGGGACCGGTGGCCTCTCCCGGGACTAAGGCACCCGCTACCCCTCCAAGCCCGGGAGCAGCGCGGCGGGGGTCGGACCGGGGCCCTCACCTTTCCTGGAGCGGCCGTACGAGGTTCGGCTCCGCTGCGAGAGCAGGCGAGGAGCGTCGAGCTGGGTCTGCGTGGCCAGGACCGCGCCGGTCACTCCATCCTCGTCCAGCCGAAGGCTACGGCCGCTTCCAGCCTGGGCCGGACGCGCCTTTTATGCGGGCTCCTGCGAGGCGAGGCGTGCGTGCTGGCCAAGCTCGGCGTGGATTGACCGCAGAAGGACCAGCTGACGTCCGCAGGCACCTGAGGTGCCGTGCAGGGGACTTAGTCCTCTCCGAGCAGCCCGTCCGCCTCGGGAGAGTCATTAATGCAACCGTCCGGCGGGGAGGGGCCGGGCCAGAGGGGGCGGGGCGTCTTCTTGGCCCCGCCCCTCCGCGTCCAGGTTCTCCCCGGGGCGGGACTCCGAGAGCCGCACGTCCAGCGCCCGCGGGGTTGGCGGCCGGCTGGGCCAGAGCCGCGGTCTGGGCTGTAGGACCCCAGCGCGGCCTCGCAACTTAGCTCGCCTCGCCGCCGCCCTTCCGCCTCGGGCCCAGTCTGAGCTCCGGCACCTTCCAGGCCGGCGCCGAGCCGAGGCGGGAACGCGGCCGTTTTGTTGAGCGTGACGTAACTTTCTGTGAGGAACTGTGGAGTGTGCCGCCTCGAGGCGCTCACCTTTCACTCTACCACAAGGTAAATGTCTCCCGCTGCCCTAACTGCTTAAAGCGTAGTCCCTCCACCCTCGGGATTCCGTGACCAGTTTACTGAGCCGCCCAGAGATAAACTGCACTTAGCTCGAGCGCGCCCACTGTCTGTGGTACCTTAGGAAGTTCCCCCAGTCGCGGTCGCTTCTCCCCGAGGTTCCGGCGCCTCACCCGTCCCCCAGGGGCCCCCGCTTTGTTTCTCTATTTGGACGGATTTGGAGTTTCCCTGCGGGGAACTCGCCTGAAGTGTTTAGCCCTCGTGGCCCCCCCGGGGAGCGGGGCCGGCGGCCGTGCGGGGAGGGGCTCTCTCCGGCCTCCTTGAGAAAAGGGGGCGCTGCCCCGCGAGGCCCGTTCCCAGCCGCCCaggaagcctgggccctggacgCCCCCCGACCCTCTGTGGCTTCCGCCCGTTTGGACCCATCGCCTTCAGAGGTGAAGTCTGAGCGGACGCCCCGTATTTCCCAGCGACGTGATTAGTCCATCCTTGAAAACAGTGCCTGCGTGGGGAAGAGCAGGACGTTAAAACACCTTCTTTGCGGTCAAGACTGAATATCgaatttaaaatagcattaatGAAACCGCTCTTGTATACCTGACATAATTTCATCCTTTACCATAGACTTTAAAATTGGAGCTACCGACTAGTGCATAGTAATGGTGGCACTTATTGTATTTGAGTGTAGAATTCCACACACTTTAAGTATACTAGTGAATCAAAAGAATCCTCAGGTTTTCATCTCAATTCCCATTCAGAACTGTAGTTCGATTTACACTTTAGAAAGAAGCACACCAAAATACTATTGGTTCAAAAAAGGATTACTTTCTTTTGGTGAATGAGAAAGCACACCTTTATTTCCCCTGTGAATTGTATGTAATGAGGAATAAAGCAGTTGGAAAGCACTGTTTCGGATTCTATAAAGAAGCAAATCAAACAAGAACTCAAAAGGTTCTTCTTATATAATGAGATGCCATAAAGCTACAAACCACAAAGGATGATGTTGCCTAGTAATACTATAAAGGTAAAGAGTCACACGTTTCAGATCGCTTAAGGCTGAATTTACTGGTGTTTtacaaacacattttcttttacttttgagTTATGAAGAAGGTGAGGTTCACATACATCATTTTTTGTCAGCAAGCTTTCAGATTCCTTCAAAGAGAGATTCCTGTATtgacagagaaaaaacaaaacaaaacagcgtttaaattatttcaaaaatgaaagttatCCACAACAGGTAGCAAACATATATAATCTAGGACACAATAACAATAGTGAGGGCTAATGATTAGTTACTAAACTGTGCATCTTCTCAGGCTTGAAAGGAAGCAGAAACaaagattttttccccctgaggAAGGGAAGAATGTGGAAAATCTATGAGTTGGGAGCGATGTGGAAATAAGAATACTGGAGGGAAGGTGGGCCGACTAGGGTAGGCAAATTAGGTGCTCAGGGCTCCTTATGTTTTGCACCCTGGCACCTCACACACCTCACCCTAGCCTAGCCTGCTAGAGTCTCCTGCTGCTTtaggaggtggggtggaggtgcaGGCACAGCAGAGGCACTTCACTGCTAACAGTGCCTGGCCAGTTGCCTGCTGAGTTGCCCAACAGTCAAGTTCCAAAGAAAGGACTGATGTAACAAGACCAGCCACTGCAGGCCACCCCCCTTGTCCTATCTACTGCCACTCTAAGCAGCATCTCCGAATCCTCTGATGACTCTAGAGTAGTCCTAATTCCTGCAAGAAACCAGTATTTGcaattaaattcaaaatggaaGATGAAAATCTTCAAATTTTCCACATTACATAAATTAGTAACAGGTACCTTATTTAGCACTTCTtaagtgctaagtgctttacaaaaagcactttattttctcattttgtctttACAAAAACCCTTTGAGGACTTTAcatttacagttgagaaaaataaagctcaGAGGGttgaagtaacttgtccaatgtcacatagtaagtggcagagacagaagTCAAGCCAGGCAGATTGACCCTAACACTTGTGCTTTTTACCATACTATTCTATTTACTATTTGTAGGGTGTTTCATTatttgcaaaacattttttttgtatcTGCTATCTCAATGACTTGACTCCCTATGAACAAtccaaatactatttttataGTATGTCTTTCTTTGGAGTTCTTGTCTAATCTGGTTTTAGAGTGCCGTagattttatttcactgagcGTGATGTAGGTCTTAAAATCATACTTATCTTTTTTCTAAATGTGTCAAATAGTTTGGCATCTTATCTTTATATTGTAAAATAATCACACATACCAGTgaagaaaatatattgttttgttatatatctatatcaatGGATTTTATAGAGTTGGTGCTTTTTTTCACCTGTCAACTACTTCCCTCATTGtttaattaaggtataatttacagaCTTAAATTCACTCTTTTGAGTGTATAGTTCAGCAGTTTTGAAAAACACTAACAGTCATGTAACTGCTACCACAATAAAGATATGCaacatttcatcacccccccAAAATTCCCTTGTGTTGACCCTTTGTAGTCAACCCCAGGTCCTCAGCAACTACCGATATTttctctctatagttttgcctttgccAGAATgtcatggaatcatacagtgtgtagccttttaagtctgtcttctttattttattttttttaacatctttattggagtataattgctttatactgttgtgttagttgctcctgtataacaaagtgaatcagctatacgtatacatatatccccatatcctctccctctgcgtctccctcccaccctccctaccccacccctctaggtggtcacaaagcgccgagctgatctccctgaagtctggcttcttttgcttagcataatgcttttgaggtccatccatgttgtgtcATGTATTgctagttcattcctttttaatactgagtagtagtattccattggatggatgtaccacagtttgtttatccattccctaGTTGAGAGACCTTTGGGTCGTTTCCAATTTTCGGTGATTATGAGTAAGCCACTGAAAACATTAGGGCTCAGATTTTTGTGTGAGTATAGGTTTTCATTCCACCTGgggaaatacctaggagtgggactgctgaatGTGGTGTGTGTTTAACTTTGTGAGAATatgtcaaactattttccaaattggctgaaatattttttgcattcccaccagtagtgtgtgagagttccagttgctccatatccttgctagcattacttgatttttttcttcttattcactttaatggacatttttaaagaaaaagacttgatccaatatttaaaacattttaaaaatcagatgatTTCACAATCTAGATATCTTGCTTGCTAGCTAGTCTCATTTCTCACCTTCAACATGTCTGCCTGGCTATACTGTTTTGGAGCTGAGTAGCTGCAGGCTGCAGTTGCCTTTAGTTGGACATGTGCTCTCCAGTTTACCTCAGTCACATTCTCACCTGCTTCCCTTACTTTATCTGCCTGTACTTGAGGGTGTTTTTGAGACCCCCTTGCAGTGTAGTTAAGAGCTTGGCTTTTGCAGTCAATGACCTGGAtacaagtcccagctctgcctcacgGTAATCCTGTGACTTTGGGCCCCTCTGACTGGGCTTCTGCAACACTCATTTTCCCCATGTATAAAATGGGGCTGATAGTATTCTTATCTCAAAGGGTCCTACtgtgttttataatttgtttGGGTAATGAAGACTAAGCTTTCAaagtagacattttaaaatggaaaataactaaTACAATTTTTATAACTTAGATCTTACATAACTCTTGTTCACAGAGTAAGCCATTGACAGAGTTGAGACTAGAAGTCACAAAAGTGAGCTTACACTGTTCTAAAGAAACACTGTGTCGCTCACCACTATTGCTTTTTTTTGAGGGAGGTGGGGGTTGTCCTAATTTCAAAGGATTCTTTGAGAACTGCAAACCAGAATCTTAATGTTATATCTACGTTActgatacataaatttattttgcatataaAAGTTAATTAGAGGTTAGGTTGAATACAGCAAAACTGAAGACATTTAGAGCTTTGCAGATGAGTTTATATAAGATCATTCCAGAGTTTTCATGACTAAAAGTCttatctaagttttaaaaaattcttcttgaAGCACATAGGAGATCTGTTGTTACAACTGTTCAAACATAACCTTAACAGtggtaaaaacaaattatttgtaCTGTTTTTAAAGGTCATTTTTTAACTCAAAGAAACATAATGCTTCCATATTCTAACTAAAGGTAGTAGGTATTTTATAAATAGTTAAATAACATACAGTGAACATTTCCTATGAATTATGGGTCCCAGGGATTCACATTCCTTAAAGGTATCTGAAGCTAAGGACATTCTAACCCATAtagaaagttattatttttacattaagaAAAGAGATGGATTGACTCTATTGACATCGCTTAGGCTTGAAAGATAGTTAATCAagtaacagttttcttttttcgttGTACAGTGCTGTATTCTCAGTGGATCTTATTTACAATATATAACTGCatttaatgtctatttttaaattactaaggCTCAAGTACCTCCTAGCATGTTTGAAAAGAGAGGAAACATCTGTCAGAAGTATTTACTGTGACAAACATAGAAAGAAGCAATATGTGCACATTTTTTGTTTAAtacatatgttatttttaattgaacaGTGAAGGCATTTGTTCAGAATCAgcctttaaataaaaaatagtgttGAACTAATCTTTAATTAAAGTGTACGTTGATAGTATCAAGTTCAGTTTGAGGGTCAAAAGCAACGTCAATGAGTCTGACTTTTTCCTCCCTGTAGGGAAAGCAGGCTTGTGTAAATATACATGAGCACAGACTGCATGCATTTATAAAGGAGGTGGAAAACATTCCCCTGTCATTGGACAGATTTTGCTTCACTGTGTTCCACATAGGATACAGGCACAGCTTTCAGTGTGTAAACCGTAAAGGAGTGTGGGGCACATACTTTTAGCGTTTTGGAAGAAGCCTCTAAGCTCCTTTCCACCTCTAAACAGGCTCCCCACCTCGAATCTTAAATATAGACTGTAGGGGACTCTTCTGCTGATGCCAGCTCATTATCCTCCTTCAAGTAATTAAGGGAAGGAATTGGTTTAATCAACatttttagaaactaaaaatCTGTTCTTTACATTTGGGCcgcatattttgtttttaatactttacTAACCTTCTAATTTTATCCTCATTGTCTCTTAGCCTTACACTAAATTAGTAAAATGTTAGCAATAGGCATACCCTAACAATCTATTATCAAGAGCTTAATGAAATTCCGTAATATATTTGGTCATCTTTTATTAAAGAGAGGTAGAACTGATATTCCCATTTAATAAGATTTAGATCATTTGTGATACCAAAACAATATTTTGGCATGTCCTCAATGAAAATGTTacatgaggaaataaaaaatatttaaaagaaaatgtttatgtaaTACTTTTTCACATTATAA
The sequence above is a segment of the Globicephala melas chromosome 17, mGloMel1.2, whole genome shotgun sequence genome. Coding sequences within it:
- the TCF24 gene encoding transcription factor 24, with translation MDSGGPASSHLIASNEPAPPVAATRDSSQGRTGPGPAGPGGGARSGGGRPAAANAARERSRVQTLRHAFLELQRTLPSVPPDTKLSKLDVLLLATTYIAHLTRSLQDDADAPADPGLGALRGDGYLHPVKKWPMRSRLYIGATGQFLKHSVSGEKINHDNIPTDSQP